attaacatttattaatatgttttatgaatgaacatttattaaataagtttaatgaataataattaaacaattaataataaatgttcattttaagccaccatatagtaatttttaaacgaTAGTTGggatgaaaatggacaaacccagcagttgggttaaatgtttgcccaatgtgctgggcagttttgtttaacccaaccactgggtttgtccattttcaacccaacctgGTGCAAAGGACAACTAGATGTCGACTAGATGATTTTCTGTGAATTTTGACTTAAAATTTGTCTGTTCACCAGATAAAGCTATTGCATGACTTGAGACATGACTTTAAAACAGTCGTATGAAtcacttttattatatttttatggcATTTTTGTGTCCTTTTGATGCTTGAAAGCCCCAGtcctcattcattttaattacatgATAAAGAGTGACCAGCacaatcttcaaaatatcttatgtgTTCCAAAAATCATACGGAACATGGAACATGAAAGTCAGACATTTGTGAGTGAACTCTCCCTTTAAGTGAAATTTTGTGGCATGTGGGTGAACATGCatattacaatattaatttATACCTGTTGGCAAAATAAACAGCCGTGGGGAGGGTTGGCCTCAGCTCGGGGGAGCTCTTGTTTGGGTTGTTGGTTAAAGATTACAATGTCCTTAGCATGGCAACCCCCAGCCCTGCCTCAAAAGACACAGCAGCTCAATGGGGCAAGACCAGTGACCTCACAGGGGGAGGCGTCACTCCTCTCGGCTGGACCGAAGCAGCAGATGCTGGGCATGAATATTTCAGGCATCCTCTCTCCTCACTGTGCAACAATTAGCATGAACCAGATGTGGAGGGCTAAAATATTTACTAGCTGTGTAAGCCGAGGTAGCGGGTTACACTTTTGTGACGTCTTGGTTGGTTAGATGTGTTTTGGAAAGAATTGCATATTTTCCTATTGCTTAGGCATTTAAGTCTGTAACTGTAGTTTCCACCTCAGCCTCATGCTCAAAGATTGTTCATGGGCTGCTTGATGCTTTGTGCAAGAAAAAATGGTAATAGTTGATAGTGATCACTAATCTAATTGGCTGGttttatataatttctttcaatTTATGGTTTATGGCAATCAACTCTTTGGAAAATGATTAAGTAGATTTGTTTGTAAAAGGTAGTTGCAGGTAAACAAATTTTATTATTGTAAGCAACGTAAGTTATGTACAGATTTTCTCACTCTTTATGACAAACACAAATTGGTTGGTCACACTAGATTTCAGTCGGAGTCTCTTCCTGTCTGAGTGGGCAGTTGAGTGTTGGGCATCACTAAATAAGCAATGTTTTGATGTCTTAATAGTTGTTGCTGCATCTAAACTATTGTATAACTACTAttactaatacatttaataatgtattttatcaaacagtattatatgtattattattagtagtagtgctagttatacagtgcacagcataaatgagtgcaccccctctgaacaaatacaaaagatgtattttctttatgatcactttaatacatttttgttttgccatctttccatgaattgtaaaacatatacataataaaaactatgaaatatgtcattaatagccaaaaaaaaaagtaaattagcCAGTtttaaggattgcagaaatgagttcaccctagatttaattcaacaaatgtataataatcTATTacttagtatgccctccataattttgaatcTACTGCTCTGGCACTGAGTATACAAGTTCAagacaaattgtcacatctgtcctgtttaactcctggatgatgagctccttaaatgccctgatctttaatggggagtgttgctcaactcgtctctacagaatcccccacaggtgctcaagagtgttaagattgactgcaatacatgtccacagaaggttttttaccttgggagaatgcatatcctcattgtcatgttgaaaaaatgcccaacaatgcagggaatgaggaaagggaaacatcttctgttttaagtttgtgtattaaattacacagtggtgtgggaattcatgacagcattgataaagcaaaactccctcacaccttcagcactcatacatccctatataagagctttactaccactgaactttactgtgggaaccaggcacttctcactgtactcctcctctagcaacaccacaacattttggatgctgttagatccagaatgattgatttggtcttACTTGGTTTCGGTGAGGAgaacaaccatgcatgtcatttctgtaggctgcatcttactctgtgagataaacactcactcttttcatagcttttgcttggtatttctcctgctctttgtctagcaaaaaatccctcatcactaaatgaaagcttaaaatgaaggcctgattatttcaggggccttgtcacaagttcattatttttgaatttctgtgttgcttttgctatattttcacacttaaaacaatgatttggtaatcctcttgaaCCACTGTCGTCTTTTGTGCtgagaaataagtctcctgacagttctctcctaAGTGCTTCCATtattgtcagcattaagtctgagaatgattcagtgagctatataacacttttaattttaaaacatacacctggaatttttttagttttatttagtaatttttaagagcgtgtactcatttttgctacaaaacattttatcaccttgataagaaaatcttattttcctgaataattttgacatgcttctttgatAGCTGATTTAACAGACTTGCTGtaacattatatctctaaagaaccctaacatgtcttcaaagtaattgagtaattgctgactttcagtAGTTTCAGAGGGGGtttactcatttatgctgtgcactgtacatTAGgtgcataaaaatatataaatttatagaCAAGAAATCAGCCACTAtgtggcgctaacgagttttgtGCCCCTGTAGTCACATGGTGtttcacacatacacaaaatatTCATATCATTTGTTAGATCTCTTCATTCTGAACAaatttgcctcaagaaccactgctgtcaatcaaattgttcattaaatattcgCGATTTTGTAAAatacctacttttgcgaactagtccacGGTTTTTCGcacgatcggaaccaaaccagttcagtacaattctatggactcatAGAATCTAGATCAGCTATAacagggtcatttagaaaagGGGCGTAGCTAAGTGCTCACAAAAGTCTGTAACTCCTAAaaacgaaaactcggaacttcacgaaagTAGGTGAAGCATGCCAACttttatggagatcggaccataggtggtgctataactgttaaaaagctttataaagtatatatttcctatggtaaactgcctgttttggctgtaaattgttttttccatctatgatctaAGTGGTTACGTTTGCTTGGTAAATAAAACGTGATATCTTTTTGCACAAGtacttaaaggccttaaagcgcttgaaccccgataattGGTGGTGGTGGTAGTAAATAATTATGTATAACTAGTAATTAATGGTAGTAGTTGTAGATATacattaaatgcataaaataataattagtagTAGTATCATTGTCCTCATAAAATAGAGACACTAGTGTAGGAGTAATTTAATAAgtaatttaatatttcaaaaatggaaTTGATTGTGAAAGATGAAATCaatttttctttgctttcttTCTGCTTTTGAATCCTCCTTGCACTCCATATCTCTGCAGACGGAGATCGCCAAACGGCTGAACGTGATTTGCGCCCAGCTCATTCCATTCCTGTCACAGGAGGTGAGATGAGACCAACACACACTTAGTCCCACAGCCACACATCATGACATTCGCACATGCCACGTTGCGTTCAGACGTTCTGTGATTGATAATTCACTCACTTgtgctctcacacacacaatatcgctctttctgtttctcacacacatgcaatcacacttctttttttttttttttctcttttcctcTCATATTTCCTCATGCTTTCACATAGTTTCTCATTCTGATGCCTCTGGGAAGCTATTGTTATTCTTGTAAACCCACTTCCACAAAAACGCTTACGGTTTGCCCAAAGCTTTTCCTGACCAGAAGAAAAACAACCTCCCCCTCCTGCTTTAAGTGTGTGTATTCATACAAAATGCAgcggtgtttgtgtgtgtgtgtgtgtgtgtgtaaatgtgtacACACAccagaaaatgaaaattgcaCAGTACACAAAGACACACTAGGGTGGCCATCTGCCTTGTTTTGTTACTTGTTTGTTTATCATTGACGGCCATTTTTTTGACCTCCTTCCACAGCACCAGCAGCAGGTGGTCCAGGCCATGGAGCGCGCCAAACAGGTGACTATGGGGGAGTTGAATGCGTCGATAGGGGTACGTGGACTCCCCCCTCTGCCTCCCACAGTGTGTACTTCCATCTTTTCATCCTTTTTATTTAACACTTTCCTCTTGAGTTGTCATTGCCGTTTTCTTTTTTATGATTTGGTTATATGTTTGAAAGAGTGCGAAGTCTTTCATAACTAGtgcaaaactccacacttttgAAATCGACTAGTCATTTGGCTAAACAACTAGTCGACTTGTCTGTGTTAAGAATGCGTGGTATAATGAGGCTGATTTTGGGTTTTCTTGAGCCCAGTTGGATACATTTTTAGGGGCCGTTTACATAAAACACATAGGAGACATTATGAGCCTTATGGAAAATGGCAGGATGCTCaaactcaaaaacaaaaaaagccgGACACTTGTCGTACTGAATCTGTATGCTGTTATTTTCCCTTTGGAACACAAAGAGAATTTTTTTCAGATTCTTCACGCTGTACTTTTCCATACAACAAAAAACTATACAGAGTTCATTGTGACCTTTTTAAAGTGACCATGACTCCAAAAGGACCATCCATAAAATTTTGTGCACTATTGGCGAAGTTATCGGAAGACATACGATAGTTTTATATGAAAGCttgtcaaaattcataaatgctACATCAGTAACTCATCGTGATATTTGAATCTGTACGCAAGCTTCGACAGACAGAATAATGACTTTCGCTCCCTTTCTCATGCAAAGCTttcatatgacttcagaagacaaTGTTTTTGGAGGGTCTAGACAGAATTTTTGTATGGAAAAAAGGTGAGTAAAAATTCTCTTTTTATGGTCTATGGAAAAAATAacatcatacaggtttggtacgacatgaagatgagtaaataatgCAAATATTTCTCTTTAGCACTCATCTCAACATGTCGTGCATAGTTAGGACGAGGTGCAAGTTGAGACCGAGTGTGTATCTTGCCACCAGTTGACATCCCCATTGACGATTTTTCACATCTGATTTCCCGtatttttattcacttttacattttgatttctcACATGGCCGTCATTCGCTTCAGCTCAAgtgattttaatttcattttattttggggTTCTCATTAGCGAATACTGCAGCAGTGCTGTTCCCCGACCCAGCCGTTAGAGCAGGTCGACACCATTCCGATAGGCTCCCTCACTCCCGGGACACTGGGAAGGGTCATGAATGCATTCCCTTTGTAACGGCCTCTTCGGCTGTGGTGCAGATCCAAGTCTTAACTGTGTTGtgtatttttctctctctctctccctttcctctcatctctctctcctcctcctcctgatGCTCTTTTCATTTCCTCTGGCTATCTGTTTCTTCACTCCACTCCATCTCGGCCTCTGTGTCACTGTCTTTTATCTCCCACACTCCCttcatcttttttttcccccctctctCTGACCCCCGCCCTTCCTTCATCACTCCATCGTCCTCTTCGTCTCGTTCCCTCTAGCAACAGCTGCAGGCCCAGCACCTTTCTCAGCATGCTGCCCAGGGGCTGCCCATGGCCCCTCACCCCTCCGGCCTGCCTCACCCGGGACTGGCTCTGGGAGGCGGCTCTGGGCTGCTGGCCCTGTCCGGAGCCCTTGGGGCCCAGCTGGCCTCTAAAGACGAACGAGCCCATTTGGAGGCCGTGGCGGCAGCCGCCGCAGCCGAACACCACAGAGGtataacaaataaaatcatACTGACACATCACTTGACCAGTTTATTAACACCAGGAACAGAACTAACaacattaaatgtatttacaagTGCAGTTATAATGGAGCTATGTCGGGTAATTGATGGGATGTCACAAATACTTAATCAAATCAATCTTTCGGAGCCAGCGCACAACGTTGCGGCCAATTGTTATCCAATTAACAAGTGTATATGCTGAACAAAGTCAAGCTACAATTGCTTCATGTAGGGCTGTTAGTTTGACTTTGCAAAAACTGTACTGGCAAGGTTTCGTTTGGAATAAAGTGTTTTAAAACTATGGATTATTGTTTTAGTCCAACTGAAATCGAACTTTTAAAGatgtaaattaactataattaaacttgtttttaatgCTGGGTTCAGGCTACAGAATATCAGCCCGATTTTAGCACAATCTGTTTGACGTAGAGTGTCATGGTAATTCATAAAAGACAATGGGCAAGAATTGCTAGTTTTTCTGTTGTGACATTGTGAAGCGTGGTTATCATCCACTATGACAGAAGAATATACGAGTTGAAACAATcatgtttaattttaaagtcATTGCATCATTTTAGCTGCCGTTAGAGGCTCCGGATCCCATAGAAACCCGAGACTCGCGcataggactgcacatgcgcattagctcgtctagcctgaaaaataagctgcttttttttcatgctatttgagcaaaagaaacatttatgggatggttcatgtcagattttgttgctgatttaaatatgtaatttaattgggagttcgccaagcagtttttgagatttcagcattcccccattcaaatagataggacttggtcttggatgcctggaggcattgcaaatatggccgccgagtgaacagactttccttgaaagggactttgagtAGCCCCTCACTGCAAAACATGAGATTcaggggtggagatgggtaggtttagggatatgtaaagtgggaggagttggatccaaaTCTAgagggtggagatgggtaggtccACTAGTTCCGCCTTCTCAATGACATCACTCCTGTCATTAAAGATGGCAAGTGATGATTGTCAGAAAGCAATGTGACCTGTTTCTTTTCCATGAGACGACAAGAATTTAGGAGTGAAAATCGCATAATCTGACACAGTGACAGACAAAAATATCATGCAGTCTGAAACCAGCATAAGGttttattctttctttctttaccgGTTTGTACTAATTAATCCAAACACAATTAATCCTAACGTTACTtgttagggctgcacgatttgggGGGGGAAATCTGATTGggattgtttttaaatttgtgatgtaaaaaaaaaagaaaaaaaaaaagcagctccAGCTTGTTTGTAGGTTGGCACAatttgggcaaaaaaaaaatttatatatcaATTGTctatataattgtattattattattattattattattattattattattattattatgcttatgaaaaaaaataagagaTTTACTATtgtatttcactgtaaaataaattggtatttaataataataataataatatttaatattaatataacttaattttacattacaaatttaaaattataatagtaataagcCACTAATCTGCATGACCAACTTTTAACACGAGCAGAATCTGCGTGGGGAACATTTGTTCTCTCACATAAAACTCCTGACTGTGCAGATTCCCATTTAAATGATTGGATATTGCCCACAAAATTTCTCAGAACATTAAGTGTGACCTCACTTTCACAAAATAGACTGGGCGAATAAAATAACatgggtaaaaaaaataaaataaaaaatactgcagACCAGCATTCATGGAGAGATTTGAGTTGTCCCTAGATATTACAGTATCATAGACCCGACTCAAACCAGTAAGtaatcacctagcaaccacatagcaaggTGCTAGTAATCGCAAAGCAATGCCCTTTGCATTGCACCACTCATACTTTATTCATAAAATGCACACTCTACCCTGAAATGTTGACCagttcatctttgaaatctGTCAGCTCATGCATTTCATCAATGAAACATGAAAGAGAAACTGAAGGAACATGCCTTTATTATTAGCAGTGTTTTGTCTATTAGAGTGAGTTTTGTCTAACCGTCATAGtcacattgtttgttttttggtttgttttgactGGCCGCGGGGACGTTTACCTGCCCTTCCCATGATCCACACAGACCGTGAACCTGGGCCAGTGAGTATCTGTAGTATCTGTCCATTTTCTTTCCTCCTtcctctctgtctctttctAGTTGAGTTCTCCTCAGTGCAGACTGTCATGCATTAGGCGTCTCTATTGCCTGTGGGTCCAGCAGTTATGGAGCTGATTTGATTTATCCCTCGTCTCGTACATCATTATCTCTTTCTTCtggctcacacacacacacacacacacacacacacttacacgcACATCCTCTGTCTCCGTTCTCCCTTTCCACTCtcattttctcatctttctcttcctctctcagAGTTCACTCTCAAACGGAGACAAAGGCAGGCCTTCAGACTACCTCAGCAAcggaaaaaagagaaaagcagATGAGAAGGAGTTTATGACTGACTACGTAAGTGTTCTAATGGTGTTATATTTACATCGTCCTTTTATGAATCATAGACATGATCTTTATTTGATTTAAGAACACACGCTCAACTCTGAGGCGTTTTCTCTTTCAGGGCAGCGACGCGGAGAAGAGCGATGACAATTTGGTCGTCGACGAGGTCGGTTTGTGTTAAAGAATGAGAAACTTAAAAACAAGGTTGGCCATGTTTTCCCTGATTAAATCATCATGTGCGCTGCGTTCCCTCAGGACCCTTCTTCTCCAAGAAGTGTGCAGTCGTACTCCTCCAGAGAGAACGGATTAGATAAACTCCCTCCTTCCCGTAAGGAGCCTCTGCCCCAGGCCAGTCCGACCTCGTTGGCTTCCTCCAGCAGTGCTGCTTCCCCTTCACGCAGCAAGGAGCCTCCGCCGGTACATATATTACtcgaaaacacacacaaacatgtttgtttgatgttaaacaaatgcattgctcattTAGCAAACAAGTTCCTTTCCCTCCCACAAACTAAAGTGTTTCAATACTGTTTCTCCCACCTCCCACCTTCTGCTGCAAAGAACACCTCTTTCCTTGCTTTTGCTGTCAGTCTcctaaaaatgcaaaaacagaCAGTTTCTGCTTGAATTTGACTATCgctgcatctttttttttcattgactGTATACATTTCCTGAATAAttaatgtgtgtgaatgtgttccCTAACCTTGCAGAGAGAGAAGTCCAGCACTCCAGGGATGAAGCCTGGCACGCCCATGTCCCAGGAGTCGTCCACCCCAGGCCCCAGCGTTCCTCCACAGTTTCGCCCCGTTCCTGGGAAGCCAGGCGTTGACCCACTTGGTAGGGTTCTGTTATCCTGATAGTCCAAGTCTTTAGTGACTGAATTTGTAGTGCTTAGATCAGCCAGGTTGGAATGTCTTTATTGGGGGTTGGCGGCTTGTCAGCCAGCAGAGGGCAGTAGTGGTCTTCCTGTTTCTGAGAGGATGTCTTGTTTTAATTGTATCATGGTGTTGAGCTCCTGTCCTTGGAGGCTGTGTAATTTTAGCATTCCTGAGAGTGATATTAAAGGGTCAGGatctatttattcaaaaatgtattaaaatgcaattcatacaTGCAATGACTTTTAATTTCTGAATTCATTATAATCATTTTTGAGGGCATAAAGTCAAAAATGTAAGTGCGGCCCAACTGTCTATATATCATAAGGAAGAAAAAGACTCAAAAGGATGAAATTTGATGAAAGcttgagaacctttttttttattattattattattattattattatttctcaaGGAAAAACTTTAGTTTGGTTGAACTAGGGCCACTTGGAATTGCTCCatttatcttttattattatttctccaaaatataaatgtaatatttatacattaATTCATGATATTTGTTAAAGAGAAGTTTTACTgcaaaaaactattttacaatGTTTGTACAAACTCtgcattctgaaaaaaaatctgtttttctgTTCCATATTgacaattattaaattattacttgtttaaagtgtttattaaatattacttgATTAAATGCTTCACCACTGAGACAAACCTCCATATCTCTGCTCCCCCATTTCTGGCTTTCCTAGCATTAGGTCTGAGGAACCCATTGGCTGTGCAGGGCGCGTACCCCCCTGGTGCATTTGGGCTTCCTCCCCCAGGAGTTAATGGGGAGTTGGCTGGAGCAGCAGGATACGGTGCCGGTCTCCACCTCGTCTCCCCTCAGATGAATGGCTCTGCTGCTGCcgctgccgccgccgccgcaGCCGCGGCTGGATATGGACGTTCACCTGTGGTGAGGGGGGAAAAAGTTAACCTGACATTTTCCTTGTCTTTACAATTTAATCTCATTGCTCCACTTAATTTCCAAGGTGGGCTACGAGTCTCCTCACCCTCATATGAGAGTACCAGGGTTACCTGCTAGCCTGCAACCAGCAGCTTCTGGAAAACCGTAAGTTTCCAATGCCAATTCCCCATTGTTTGACTGCTGATGTCAAATGCACTCAGTTCCAAAAGCTCCACTGTGAACGCTCTTAGTCTAGTCTGTGTTCAATGAAATTATGTCTTTCCCGCCCCCAGTGCTTACTCGTTCCACGTGAGCGCAGATGGTCAAATGCAGCCGGTGCCCTTCCCTCCTGACGCCCTCCTCGGCCCTGGCATCCCGAGGCACGCTCGTCAGATCCACACCCTCAGTCATGGAGAGGTGGTGTGCGCGGTCACCATAAGCACCTCCACGCGTCACGTCTACACCGGCGGGAAAGGTTGTGTCAAAGTGTGGGACATCAGCCAACCGGGCAGCAAGAGCCCGATGGCCCAACTGGACTGTTTGGTGAGCTCTGCATCATGTGAAACTGTCCTTGTAGTCtggaaaatacttttttggaaTGCTTATACAGTTCCATTGGGGCAGGCGTAGTacttcagaagaaaaaaaaaaaaaatcctaaacaCTCAAAATAATCATCAAAGATGAGAATCTTGGGCCCTGAGAGCCAAATCAGTGATGTCTAATTTTTActaatatttatcaaaataagtATTAAACATTTGAACACTTACATGTATAGCACATAGAAGGCCTTGGGACTGAGAAAACATACTGGGGGTGCTGGGCTTACCTCCTAAGAAAAGTAtggaacatttttatattttactcaaAGTAATAGACAACTAAAATAATGAccataatataatgtaataatgaacTCCCATCATAAGCACAAAACAAATTTAACTAGTAATTtcaatagtttttttgtttgccATTGCCATCTCTAAATAATTTTCcaaattataataatactaattatatggggaagaaaaaaaaagtcacaaaccTGGTGTAGTTAAACTGTCTGAGCAGCACGTCAAAACAACAGATGACTCTCTTTAATCTGTAGAAACGGTAAAATAACGCAGTTATGTCCCGCGGCGTGGATGAAACCATTTGAATACCCCTGGTATATGGCATCCTAGTTGGACTAAATAATGTCTACCATTTCGTCCAATCAGAATCGAGACAACTACATCCGCTCATGTAAGCTCCTCCCAGATGGGCGGACCTTGATAGTTGGGGGTGAAGCCAGCACGCTGTCCATCTGGGACTTGGCCACACCCACTCCACGAATCAAGGCCGAATTGACGTCCTCGGCTCCGGCCTGTTACGCTCTGGCCATCAGTCCTGACAACAAGGTCTGCTTCTCCTGCTGCAGTGATGGAAACATCGTGGTCTGGGACCTGCACAACCAGACGCTCGTCAGGTATCTAAAGACTCCTGCTGGTGAGATAGACAAGTTCTTCTTCCTGAGGTCATGTGACGTTCTTGTGTCACCCTCCGCAGGCAGTTCCAAGGCCACACAGACGGAGCCAGCTGTATAGATATTTCCAACGACGGGACCAAACTGTGGACTGGGGGTCTGGACAACACAGTGCGCTGCTGGGACCTGAGAGAGGGCCGACAGCTGCAGCAGCATGACTTCACCTCACAGGTACTGGGCATttgaagagtttttttttttttttggtcttttgTCTACAAGCGTCTTTGTCCAGTGAAAACCTATACATTTGAAAATGCCAGTTTTGCATTGTATTGTGGACTATGAAAACGATGATGCACGTTTAGTCACGTGATGCATATGATACCTGATATCTATGGTTGTACCAGTATTGTTGAGCCTGCTATTGACTTTCATAAGGTTGCTAAAGATAAATCTTTGTGCGATCTTCATATTACATTCCTGAAAAGAATAATTGTTGCCCAACGGCAAAACATGACAGTTGTGTTTTAGTCTGTACAAGGGCTGTGTTCAAAGTCTTTTTTGAATAATAGGTCATCCTTGGAACTTTTTGCCagctgttttatgaatactgtgaATTTGGACATGCTGCTCTTTTACATACAATTTTTTTGCTTACTATACAGTAGGTAAGTGCGATTTTTGCATTCAGCCATGGCCTGACGATTTTGAGTGTGAACCGGATACACCAGGGAGTGGTGGGATATTTCGCTAATAAAATGATTGTCAGAAGAGTAGCGTGAGACTTTGTCTGGTCTGTTGGTATCATCTCAGTGTGCTTTTATATTTTACGCATGCGCAGCAAGGTGATTTTGGGCACTTTCAGACGTTTCGGATGTGGATGAGCAACTTTTGGaaaaacagacagagagagtttTTAAACGAAAGTGCAGTTTTCAATATGTCCAGATTAATTGTGGAAGTAGCTTCAATGCATGAAGACCGGATCAGGAGGTTCCG
The nucleotide sequence above comes from Chanodichthys erythropterus isolate Z2021 chromosome 10, ASM2448905v1, whole genome shotgun sequence. Encoded proteins:
- the tle2a gene encoding transducin-like enhancer protein 2a isoform X2, producing MFPQNRPPAPLQPPPGSSASAAAAAAAVAAASGSTQPLKLTYPETLDRIKEEFQFLQTQYHSLKLECEKLATEKTEIQRHYVMYYEMSYGLNIEMHKQTEIAKRLNVICAQLIPFLSQEHQQQVVQAMERAKQVTMGELNASIGVRGLPPLPPTLQAQHLSQHAAQGLPMAPHPSGLPHPGLALGGGSGLLALSGALGAQLASKDERAHLEAVAAAAAAEHHRDWPRGRLPALPMIHTDREPGPSSLSNGDKGRPSDYLSNGKKRKADEKEFMTDYGSDAEKSDDNLVVDEDPSSPRSVQSYSSRENGLDKLPPSRKEPLPQASPTSLASSSSAASPSRSKEPPPREKSSTPGMKPGTPMSQESSTPGPSVPPQFRPVPGKPGVDPLALGLRNPLAVQGAYPPGAFGLPPPGVNGELAGAAGYGAGLHLVSPQMNGSAAAAAAAAAAAAGYGRSPVVGYESPHPHMRVPGLPASLQPAASGKPAYSFHVSADGQMQPVPFPPDALLGPGIPRHARQIHTLSHGEVVCAVTISTSTRHVYTGGKGCVKVWDISQPGSKSPMAQLDCLNRDNYIRSCKLLPDGRTLIVGGEASTLSIWDLATPTPRIKAELTSSAPACYALAISPDNKVCFSCCSDGNIVVWDLHNQTLVRQFQGHTDGASCIDISNDGTKLWTGGLDNTVRCWDLREGRQLQQHDFTSQIFSLGYCPTGEWLAVGMESSNVEVLHVSKPDKYQLHLHESCVLSLKFAYCGKWFVSTGKDNLLNAWRTPYGSSIFQSKESSSVLSCDISPDDQFIVTGSGDKKATVYEVIY
- the tle2a gene encoding transducin-like enhancer protein 2a isoform X8, with protein sequence MSYGLNIEMHKQTEIAKRLNVICAQLIPFLSQEHQQQVVQAMERAKQVTMGELNASIGVRGLPPLPPTQQLQAQHLSQHAAQGLPMAPHPSGLPHPGLALGGGSGLLALSGALGAQLASKDERAHLEAVAAAAAAEHHRDWPRGRLPALPMIHTDREPGPSSLSNGDKGRPSDYLSNGKKRKADEKEFMTDYGSDAEKSDDNLVVDEDPSSPRSVQSYSSRENGLDKLPPSRKEPLPQASPTSLASSSSAASPSRSKEPPPREKSSTPGMKPGTPMSQESSTPGPSVPPQFRPVPGKPGVDPLALGLRNPLAVQGAYPPGAFGLPPPGVNGELAGAAGYGAGLHLVSPQMNGSAAAAAAAAAAAAGYGRSPVVGYESPHPHMRVPGLPASLQPAASGKPAYSFHVSADGQMQPVPFPPDALLGPGIPRHARQIHTLSHGEVVCAVTISTSTRHVYTGGKGCVKVWDISQPGSKSPMAQLDCLNRDNYIRSCKLLPDGRTLIVGGEASTLSIWDLATPTPRIKAELTSSAPACYALAISPDNKVCFSCCSDGNIVVWDLHNQTLVRQFQGHTDGASCIDISNDGTKLWTGGLDNTVRCWDLREGRQLQQHDFTSQIFSLGYCPTGEWLAVGMESSNVEVLHVSKPDKYQLHLHESCVLSLKFAYCGKWFVSTGKDNLLNAWRTPYGSSIFQSKESSSVLSCDISPDDQFIVTGSGDKKATVYEVIY
- the tle2a gene encoding transducin-like enhancer protein 2a isoform X6 produces the protein MFPQNRPPAPLQPPPGSSASAAAAAAAVAAASGSTQPLKLTYPETLDRIKEEFQFLQTQYHSLKLECEKLATEKTEIQRHYVMYYEMSYGLNIEMHKQHQQQVVQAMERAKQVTMGELNASIGQQLQAQHLSQHAAQGLPMAPHPSGLPHPGLALGGGSGLLALSGALGAQLASKDERAHLEAVAAAAAAEHHRDWPRGRLPALPMIHTDREPGPSSLSNGDKGRPSDYLSNGKKRKADEKEFMTDYGSDAEKSDDNLVVDEDPSSPRSVQSYSSRENGLDKLPPSRKEPLPQASPTSLASSSSAASPSRSKEPPPREKSSTPGMKPGTPMSQESSTPGPSVPPQFRPVPGKPGVDPLALGLRNPLAVQGAYPPGAFGLPPPGVNGELAGAAGYGAGLHLVSPQMNGSAAAAAAAAAAAAGYGRSPVVGYESPHPHMRVPGLPASLQPAASGKPAYSFHVSADGQMQPVPFPPDALLGPGIPRHARQIHTLSHGEVVCAVTISTSTRHVYTGGKGCVKVWDISQPGSKSPMAQLDCLNRDNYIRSCKLLPDGRTLIVGGEASTLSIWDLATPTPRIKAELTSSAPACYALAISPDNKVCFSCCSDGNIVVWDLHNQTLVRQFQGHTDGASCIDISNDGTKLWTGGLDNTVRCWDLREGRQLQQHDFTSQIFSLGYCPTGEWLAVGMESSNVEVLHVSKPDKYQLHLHESCVLSLKFAYCGKWFVSTGKDNLLNAWRTPYGSSIFQSKESSSVLSCDISPDDQFIVTGSGDKKATVYEVIY